DNA sequence from the Caulobacter segnis genome:
TGACCCGTTCGATCGCCTTCGTGCGCGCCGTCGCCTACGACCGCGACCCGGAGGATCCGGTCGCCACCGCCCAAGCGACCTTCATGCTGGACTCCAGCGCCGGCAAGAAGCCCGGCGCCAATCTCAAGCCCTCGCGCCAGCCGCGCGCCAAGACGGGAAGCGTGGACTGATGAGCGACGCCGACACCCGCCTGGTCTCGATGCTGGACGCCATTCCCTACGCCCGCTTCCTGGGCGTGAAGGCCGAGCTGGCCGGGGACGAGATGACCGCCATCCTGCCGTTCGCCCACCACATCGTCGGCAATCCGATGCTGCCCGCCATCCACGGCGGGGTGCTGGGCGCCTTCATGGAGATGACCGCCCTGGCCCAGCTGTCGGTGGCCGCGCCGATGAAGCGCCAGCCGCGCACGATCGACGTCTCGATCGAGTACCTGCGCTCGGGCCGCCCCCTGACCACCTACGCCCGCGCCAGCATCAAGAAGCTGGGCCGGCGCATCGCCAACGTCCATGTCGAGGCCTGGCAGGAGACCCGTTCGGCCCCGATCGCCACCCTGCGTGGACTCTTTTTGGTGGCGCCCAGCGAGGATTAACGGAGACGTGCCCGCTGGATCGTCTCAGCGGATAAAGTTTCCGATGAAACAGTTACAGACGACCACATTAATCCCCTGTAATGCCGGTTAGGTGCGACAAAGTTTCTTAAATCGGCGTCATGAAGCAAGGGTAACGTGCATTAACGAGAGTCAGCGCCTATATCCTTGCTCATCGGACGCCGACGTGGCGCCGACCTAAAGAAAACAGGGATCAAGACCATGACTCTCAAGACCAACGCCGTCGCCGGCCTCGCCTCGCTCGTTCTCGCGGTCCTGCCGCTCGTCGTTATCGCCGGTTCGCTCGCTTCGAGCCTGTAAGTGATCGCCGCTTAGCCTCCGTCGGGCCGCTCCCAGAGAGCCGCCCCGACGGAGATGGCGATCTCCAGGTCGCCCCGAACGACTAAGACTTGCTTGAAGAATAAAGACTTTTCGCCGTCCGATGCAGGATGGCGTGGCGAGCCGCCAGACGATCGATATCCGCGTCGTAGCCGCCGCCGATGACCCCGACCACGGGGATCTCAAGAGAAAGACAAGCGCCCAGGACATAGGCCTCTCGTCGCCCCAGACCGTCATCGGTCAGCGACAGACGGCCCAGCTTGTCGTCCGCGTGCGGATCCACCCCCGCATTGAAGAAGACGATATCCGGCCGGACGCTGCCCAGCAGCGCCGGCAGGATCCCTTCCAGCCT
Encoded proteins:
- a CDS encoding PaaI family thioesterase, translating into MSDADTRLVSMLDAIPYARFLGVKAELAGDEMTAILPFAHHIVGNPMLPAIHGGVLGAFMEMTALAQLSVAAPMKRQPRTIDVSIEYLRSGRPLTTYARASIKKLGRRIANVHVEAWQETRSAPIATLRGLFLVAPSED